The Cervus elaphus chromosome 22, mCerEla1.1, whole genome shotgun sequence genome has a window encoding:
- the C1RL gene encoding complement C1r subcomponent-like protein isoform X1: protein MPGLRVVGTVSGEASLHPLPRRHDMPQATAMQPHLRWPTPKWWFLLWGVLQACPTQGSVVLLAQWLPQKLTSPGYPEPYVKGQESSTDIEAPEGYAVRLLFQDFDLEPSPDCERDSITITASGMDLGQFCGQQGSLLGRPPGQREFVSSGNSLRLTFSAPASEDKTPGLHKGFLALYQAVAVNYTQPINQATGGPKAIHTPGDNPSEIQSCCQEPYYEAEPSGTLTCTVQVPWKQTQEREEAPRCVPACGRPVVPISQTQESLGASRAELGSFPWQALTSIYGRGGGALLGDRWVLTAAHTIHPKDSILLGKNRRAQVFLGHTDTDQMLERGGHPVRRVFVHPDYRQDEPHDFHGDIALLELERSVPLGPHLLPVCLPDREALYRPGRWGYVSGFGVEMGWLSTKLKYSRLPVAPRAACEAWLRERRRPEAFTNGMFCAGDQTRPQSVCQGDSGGAFVVWDDRARRWVATGIVSWGVGCGKGYGFYTKVLDYVDWIRGVMGGKD from the exons ATGCCTGGTCTCAGAGTTGTGGGAACTGTTTCTGGGGAAGCCTCACTCCACCCGCTGCCCAGGCGACACGACAT GCCCCAGGCCACAGCCATGCAGCCCCATCTGCGCTGGCCCACTCCCAAGTGGTGGTTCCTCCTCTGGGGAGTCCTCCAGGCTTGCCCCACACAGGGCTCCGTGGTGCTGCTGGCCCAGTGGCTGCCCCAGAAGCTGACGTCCCCTGGGTACCCGGAGCCATACGTCAAAGGCCAGGAGAGCTCCACGGACATCGAGGCTCCAGAGGGCTATGCTGTGAGGCTCCTGTTCCAGGACTTTGACCTGGAACCGTCCCCGGACTGTGAGCGGGACTCCATCACA ATCACAGCCAGTGGGATGGATCTCGGCCAGTTCTGCGGTCAGCAGGGCTCCCTGCTGGGCAGGCCCCCTGGTCAGAGGGAGTTTGTGTCCTCAGGGAACAGTTTGCGGCTGACCTTCAGTGCCCCGGCCTCTGAAGACAAGACCCCAGGCCTCCACAAGGGCTTCCTGGCCCTCTACCAAGCCGTGG CTGTGAATTATACTCAGCCCATCAACCAGGCCACTGGGGGCCCCAAGGCCATTCACACACCTGGAGACAACCCCAGTGAGATCCAGAGCTGCTGCCAGGAGCCCTATTACGAGGCCGAGCCCTCAG ggacactcacctgcactgTCCAGGTGCCCTGGAAGCAGACCCAGGAAAGGGAGGAGGCTCCCCGCTGTGTGCCTG CGTGTGGACGGCCGGTGGTCCCCATCTCCCAGACCCAGGAGTCCCTTGGCGCCTCCAGAGCTGAGCTGGGCAGCTTCCCCTGGCAGGCCCTCACCAGCATCTATGGCAGGGGCGGCGGGGCCCTGCTGGGCGACCGCTGGGTTCTCACCGCTGCCCACACCATCCACCCCAAGGACAGCATCTTGCTCGGGAAGAACCGGAGGGCCCAGGTGTTCCTGGGCCACACGGACACAGACCAGATGCTGGAGCGGGGCGGCCACCCCGTGCGCCGCGTGTTCGTGCACCCGGACTACCGTCAGGACGAGCCCCACGACTTCCATGGAGACATCGCGCTCCTGGAGCTGGAGCGCAGCGTCCCCCTgggcccccacctcctcccagtcTGCCTGCCGGACCGCGAGGCCCTGTACCGGCCCGGCCGGTGGGGCTACGTCAGCGGCTTCGGCGTGGAGATGGGCTGGCTGAGCACCAAGCTCAAGTACTCGCGGCTGCCCGTGGCCCCGAGGGCGGCCTGCGAGGCCTGGCTCCGGGAGAGGCGGAGGCCCGAGGCGTTCACCAACGGCATGTTCTGCGCCGGGGACCAGACGCGGCCGCAGAGTGTCTGCCAGGGGGACAGCGGCGGCGCCTTCGTGGTGTGGGACGATCGTGCCCGCCGCTGGGTGGCCACGGGCATCGTGTCCTGGGGCGTCGGGTGTGGCAAGGGGTACGGCTTCTACACCAAAGTGCTCGACTACGTGGACTGGATCCGGGGAGTGATGGGCGGGAAGGACTGA
- the LOC122680493 gene encoding uncharacterized protein LOC122680493, protein MFYLVRIFKTSDPEDSISSDTERTVGVWGLSVRLCQVLQQGAGSLNIKRLLLVKENQLSQVKEFSSFLCMGRCKSLGLLKAFFSYAPQLSGGSILRFDLICDLIFTSLVPQLMDHREWLQPDSCWIAGIVLPGCPLSSEIHIWRAGLDVGRDILFNDMVGLPRWHSSKESTCQSRSCRRPRFNPWVRKIPWRKKWQPTPVFLPGERHGQRSLGGCSPWGCKESDTAEQACTTTPFLRGFKAKDVKDEGHDSVKAIVGVKATDLKDLLPTVQQGWGQKVPATRSSQRTSRPLCTGLPAVLCMSVPGWGLSRGPDLGARWPPRSQLDPSRSRLFPQDSYDASTHTLPTAGPQLPLDPSPPGARIQQEACRPQRNTSHQRMD, encoded by the exons atgttttatttagtgAGAATTTTTAAGACTTCAGACCCagaagacagcatctcaagtgacaCTGAGAGAACTGTTGGGGTGTGGGGGTTGTCAGTCAGGTTATGTCAAGTCCTGCAACAAggggcaggcagtctgaacatcaaaagattattgttagttAAGGAAAACCAgttatctcaagttaaggaatttagctcttttctatgtatgggaagatgcaagagcctGGGCTTACTGAAAGCATTcttttcatatgcacctcagctatctgggggcAGCATCCtgagatttgatttgatttgtgaTTTGATTTTCACATCCTTAGTTCCTCAATTGATGGACCATAGGGAATGGCTGCAGCCTGACAGCTGCTGGATTGCAGGCATTGTTCTTCCTGGGTGCCCTCTGAGCTCggaaattcacatttggagggccGGACTCGATGTTGGCCGTGACATCTTGTTTAATGAtatggttgggcttcccaggtggcacagtagtaaagaatccacctgccaaagcaggagctgcaggagacccaggttcaatccctgggtcaggaagatcccctggagaaaaaaatggcaacccaccccagtattcttgcctggagaacgtcatggacagaggagcctggggggctgcagtccatggggttgcaaagagtcagacacagctgagcaggcaTGTACCACGACTCCATTTCTCAGAGGGTTCAAGGCCAAGGACGTGAAAGATGAGGGACATGACAGTGTGAAGGCAATAGTAGGTGTGAAGGCAACAGACCTCAAAGACCTTCTGCCTACAGTCCAGCAAGGCTGGGGACAGAAG GTCCCGGCCACTCGGAGCTCACAGCGCACGTCCAGGCCTCTATGCACAGGACTGCCCGCTGTGCTCTGCATGTCGGTCCCTGGCTGGGGTCTCTCCAGAGGGCCTGACCTGGGAGCACGTTGGCCTCCCCGGTCACAGCTGGACCCCAGCAGAAGCAGACTCTTCCCCCAGGACTCCTATGATGCGAGCACCCACACCCTCCCAACCGCGGGTCCGCAGCTTCCTCTGGATCCCTCCCCTCCAGGAGCCAGAATCCAACAAGAGGCCTGCAGACCCCAAAGGAACACGAGCCACCAGAGGATGGACTGA
- the C1RL gene encoding complement C1r subcomponent-like protein isoform X2 produces the protein MSGSRCLVSELWELFLGKPHSTRCPGDTTCEPQATAMQPHLRWPTPKWWFLLWGVLQACPTQGSVVLLAQWLPQKLTSPGYPEPYVKGQESSTDIEAPEGYAVRLLFQDFDLEPSPDCERDSITITASGMDLGQFCGQQGSLLGRPPGQREFVSSGNSLRLTFSAPASEDKTPGLHKGFLALYQAVAVNYTQPINQATGGPKAIHTPGDNPSEIQSCCQEPYYEAEPSGTLTCTVQVPWKQTQEREEAPRCVPACGRPVVPISQTQESLGASRAELGSFPWQALTSIYGRGGGALLGDRWVLTAAHTIHPKDSILLGKNRRAQVFLGHTDTDQMLERGGHPVRRVFVHPDYRQDEPHDFHGDIALLELERSVPLGPHLLPVCLPDREALYRPGRWGYVSGFGVEMGWLSTKLKYSRLPVAPRAACEAWLRERRRPEAFTNGMFCAGDQTRPQSVCQGDSGGAFVVWDDRARRWVATGIVSWGVGCGKGYGFYTKVLDYVDWIRGVMGGKD, from the exons ATGTCGGGTTCCAGATGCCTGGTCTCAGAGTTGTGGGAACTGTTTCTGGGGAAGCCTCACTCCACCCGCTGCCCAGGCGACACGACATGTGA GCCCCAGGCCACAGCCATGCAGCCCCATCTGCGCTGGCCCACTCCCAAGTGGTGGTTCCTCCTCTGGGGAGTCCTCCAGGCTTGCCCCACACAGGGCTCCGTGGTGCTGCTGGCCCAGTGGCTGCCCCAGAAGCTGACGTCCCCTGGGTACCCGGAGCCATACGTCAAAGGCCAGGAGAGCTCCACGGACATCGAGGCTCCAGAGGGCTATGCTGTGAGGCTCCTGTTCCAGGACTTTGACCTGGAACCGTCCCCGGACTGTGAGCGGGACTCCATCACA ATCACAGCCAGTGGGATGGATCTCGGCCAGTTCTGCGGTCAGCAGGGCTCCCTGCTGGGCAGGCCCCCTGGTCAGAGGGAGTTTGTGTCCTCAGGGAACAGTTTGCGGCTGACCTTCAGTGCCCCGGCCTCTGAAGACAAGACCCCAGGCCTCCACAAGGGCTTCCTGGCCCTCTACCAAGCCGTGG CTGTGAATTATACTCAGCCCATCAACCAGGCCACTGGGGGCCCCAAGGCCATTCACACACCTGGAGACAACCCCAGTGAGATCCAGAGCTGCTGCCAGGAGCCCTATTACGAGGCCGAGCCCTCAG ggacactcacctgcactgTCCAGGTGCCCTGGAAGCAGACCCAGGAAAGGGAGGAGGCTCCCCGCTGTGTGCCTG CGTGTGGACGGCCGGTGGTCCCCATCTCCCAGACCCAGGAGTCCCTTGGCGCCTCCAGAGCTGAGCTGGGCAGCTTCCCCTGGCAGGCCCTCACCAGCATCTATGGCAGGGGCGGCGGGGCCCTGCTGGGCGACCGCTGGGTTCTCACCGCTGCCCACACCATCCACCCCAAGGACAGCATCTTGCTCGGGAAGAACCGGAGGGCCCAGGTGTTCCTGGGCCACACGGACACAGACCAGATGCTGGAGCGGGGCGGCCACCCCGTGCGCCGCGTGTTCGTGCACCCGGACTACCGTCAGGACGAGCCCCACGACTTCCATGGAGACATCGCGCTCCTGGAGCTGGAGCGCAGCGTCCCCCTgggcccccacctcctcccagtcTGCCTGCCGGACCGCGAGGCCCTGTACCGGCCCGGCCGGTGGGGCTACGTCAGCGGCTTCGGCGTGGAGATGGGCTGGCTGAGCACCAAGCTCAAGTACTCGCGGCTGCCCGTGGCCCCGAGGGCGGCCTGCGAGGCCTGGCTCCGGGAGAGGCGGAGGCCCGAGGCGTTCACCAACGGCATGTTCTGCGCCGGGGACCAGACGCGGCCGCAGAGTGTCTGCCAGGGGGACAGCGGCGGCGCCTTCGTGGTGTGGGACGATCGTGCCCGCCGCTGGGTGGCCACGGGCATCGTGTCCTGGGGCGTCGGGTGTGGCAAGGGGTACGGCTTCTACACCAAAGTGCTCGACTACGTGGACTGGATCCGGGGAGTGATGGGCGGGAAGGACTGA
- the RBP5 gene encoding retinol-binding protein 5 — protein sequence MPPDLTGYYRFISQKNLEDYLQALNINMALRKIALLLKPDKEIDQRGNHMTVKTLSTFRNYILEFEVGVEFEEDLRIVDGRKCQSIITWEGEQLVCVQKGEIPNRGWRLWLEGEMLYQEVTARDAVCQCIFRKVK from the exons ATGCCTCCCGACCTCACTGGCTACTACCGCTTCATCTCTCAGAAGAACTTGGAGGACTACCTGCAAGCTCTGA ATATCAACATGGCTCTGCGGAAGATTGCCCTGCTGCTCAAGCCGGACAAGGAAATTGACCAGCGGGGCAACCACATGACGGTGAAGACCCTCAGCACCTTCCGGAACTACATTCTGGAATTCGAGGTGGGAGTGGAGTTTGAGGAGGACCTGAGGATCGTGGATGGACGCAAGTGCCAG TCCATAATCACCTGGGAAGGGGAGCAGCTGGTTTGCGTGCAGAAAGGAGAGATCCCTAACCGGGGCTGGCGACTCTGGCTGGAGGGAGAGATGTTATATCAG GAAGTGACCGCACGGGATGCAGTGTGCCAGTGTATCTTCAGGAAGGTCAAGTAA